One part of the Geothrix edaphica genome encodes these proteins:
- a CDS encoding 2-oxo acid dehydrogenase subunit E2 yields the protein MPLFSRPDGDLVRDETPVRRIMPYLMRGRNESCVYQESVYRMAAARVWLKAYNRAHHPRATLFHLVAYAVAVTLDARPRLNRFVSGGRIYQRRGVSFSFVAKKEFTEEGEDATVKLAAVGGESFQDFSRRLSTQVDEARETERAVDREVALVMRLPGPLVRLLMALARGLDHWNLYPGFMIRDDPMYASIFLANLGSVGVSDVYHHLYEYGTVSIFGAVSSPRRAAFASRDGVTVEEALSVRWTFDERIDDAFSCARSLVLVQKILENPGRWLGPPEGTPAWRGVEADVRES from the coding sequence ATGCCCCTCTTCTCCCGTCCTGATGGCGACCTGGTCCGCGATGAGACGCCGGTGCGGCGCATCATGCCGTACCTCATGCGGGGCCGGAACGAGAGCTGCGTCTACCAGGAATCCGTCTACCGCATGGCCGCTGCGCGGGTGTGGCTCAAGGCCTACAACCGCGCCCACCACCCCAGGGCCACGCTCTTCCACCTGGTGGCCTACGCCGTGGCCGTGACCCTCGATGCCCGGCCGCGGCTGAACCGCTTCGTGTCCGGGGGGCGGATCTACCAGCGGCGCGGTGTGTCCTTCTCCTTCGTCGCCAAGAAGGAGTTCACGGAGGAGGGCGAGGACGCCACCGTGAAGCTCGCGGCCGTCGGGGGCGAGAGCTTCCAGGATTTCTCCCGGCGCCTCTCGACCCAGGTGGACGAGGCGCGGGAGACGGAGCGGGCTGTGGACCGGGAGGTGGCCCTGGTCATGCGGCTGCCCGGCCCCCTGGTGCGCCTGCTGATGGCCCTGGCGCGAGGCCTGGACCACTGGAACCTCTATCCGGGCTTCATGATCCGCGACGATCCCATGTACGCGAGCATCTTCCTCGCCAACCTCGGTTCCGTGGGCGTGTCCGATGTCTACCACCACCTCTACGAATACGGCACGGTCTCGATCTTCGGGGCGGTCTCCTCCCCCCGGCGCGCCGCCTTCGCGTCCCGGGACGGCGTGACCGTGGAGGAGGCCCTGTCCGTGCGCTGGACCTTCGACGAGCGCATCGACGATGCCTTCTCCTGCGCCCGCTCCCTGGTGCTCGTGCAGAAGATTCTGGAGAATCCGGGCCGCTGGCTGGGGCCGCCGGAGGGGACGCCCGCCTGGCGGGGCGTGGAGGCGGACGTGCGGGAATCATGA
- a CDS encoding outer membrane protein encodes MTTRSVRLQPFASGLLAAGLLLGGAAARAQEVPNPWTMTVYLQQSWPKQTETNRQIKDINAALGSSFKTWDDVANLNLGLQAYRDLDPRWKVGLELDYSRGKIDGKATVDTPAGPATLAFEQKYTIYADLLALVQFRPLGTSHRWTPFLQAGLGLAYEKDRTLLTLRNDLLDETLVHVDNDGWFPMATVGAGVDVYFSDQRTWYAEAGVSYSWARLKHDVPASGSLVPPTVTADTDSTGPNVWLGIGRRF; translated from the coding sequence ATGACGACGCGCTCGGTCCGTCTCCAGCCATTCGCCTCCGGCCTGCTGGCCGCAGGCCTCCTCCTGGGGGGTGCCGCCGCCCGGGCCCAGGAGGTACCGAATCCCTGGACCATGACGGTCTATCTCCAGCAGAGCTGGCCCAAGCAGACGGAGACGAACCGCCAGATCAAGGACATCAATGCCGCCCTGGGTTCGTCCTTCAAGACCTGGGACGACGTGGCGAACCTGAACCTCGGCCTCCAGGCCTACCGGGACCTGGACCCGCGCTGGAAGGTGGGCCTCGAGCTGGACTACTCCCGGGGGAAGATCGATGGCAAGGCCACGGTGGACACCCCCGCCGGCCCCGCCACCCTCGCCTTCGAGCAGAAGTACACGATCTACGCCGACCTCCTGGCCCTGGTCCAGTTCCGGCCCCTGGGGACGAGCCACCGCTGGACCCCCTTCCTCCAGGCGGGGCTCGGCCTGGCCTACGAGAAGGACCGGACCCTCCTGACCCTCCGCAACGACCTCCTCGACGAGACCCTGGTCCACGTGGACAACGACGGCTGGTTCCCCATGGCCACCGTCGGCGCTGGGGTGGATGTTTACTTCTCCGACCAGCGCACCTGGTACGCCGAGGCCGGCGTCAGCTACTCCTGGGCCCGCCTCAAGCACGATGTGCCGGCCAGCGGTTCCCTGGTCCCGCCCACGGTCACCGCCGACACCGATTCCACAGGACCCAACGTGTGGCTGGGCATCGGACGGCGGTTCTAG